The sequence below is a genomic window from Betaproteobacteria bacterium.
AGATTTCAGTCGGTCCGCCGTACTTCGAGGCGGTCTTCACGCCCCTGATGATCCCTTTGGTCATCCTGGCGGGCATCGGACCCTTTGCCCGCTGGAAGGCGGCCAGCGTCTCGGATTTTGGCCGCCTTCCCCGTCTGGCGGGCCTTTTCGCCCTGGCGATCGCCTTGGTTCTCCCCCTTCTTCTGGGCCGCTGGAGCCTGCTGGTCGTGGTCGGGATCGCCCTGGGGGTGTGGTGTGTCGTCTCCAGCCTGGTGCAGGTCTGGCAGCGCGTGGCGGGAACCTCGGCGGGGTTCGCGACCCGCCTGGGGGGCGTGCCACGGGCCCATTGGGGCATGCTCCTGGCCCATGCGGGGGTCGGTGTCTTCATCCTCGGCGTCACCCTGGTCAAGGCCTACGAAACCACGGCGGACGTGCGCATGGCCCCCGGCGACACCACCACGGTGGGGGGCTATACCTTCAGCTTCAAGTCCATCGGCGAAGTCAAGGGGCCCAATTACATGGCCGCCCGGGCGATCGTCGAGGTGAGCCGGGACGGCCGTGCCCTGGGTATTCTCGAACCCGAGAAACGCATCTATGCCGTGCAGCGCATGCCCATGACCGAAGCGGCCATCGATTCCGCCATCCTGCGCGACCTTTACGTCTCCCTGGGCGAGCCCGTCGATCGCGACACCTGGATCGTCCGCGTGCAGCACAAACCCCTGGTGAACTGGATCTGGTGGGGTTGCGTTCTCATGGCCCTGGGTGGTGCCCTGGCGGCCAGCGACCGGCGCTATCGTCTGGCTGCCCGCCAGGCCCGGGCGACGACGCTGCAGGAGGCTTGAGCATTCATGCGTCGCTTCCTGCTCCCCCTGGGCGTATTCCTCGTTCTGGTCGTCTTCCTGGGTGTCGGCCTGCGGCTCAATCCGCGGGAAGTGCCGTCGCCCTTCATCGGCAAGCCTGCCCCCCCTTTCAAACTCAGCCAGCTCCATGCGCCGGAGCGCAGCATCGCCCCGGAGGACTTGCGGGGCGAAGTGTGGCTCCTCAACGTCTGGGCTTCCTGGTGCGTGTCCTGCCGGGCCGAGCACCCGGTGCTGCTCGAACTGGCGCGGCGCAAGGCAGTGCCGCTCATCGGGCTCGACTACAAGGACGACCGGGAAGCCGGCCGCGACTGGCTGGCCCGCAACGGTGATCCCTATCTCCTCTCGGCCTGGGATGGCGACGGCCGGGTAGGGATCGACTATGGCGTCTATGGCGTGCCGGAAACCTTCCTCATCGACCGGGCCGGCGTCGTGCGCTTCAAGCACGTCGGCCCCCTGACCGAGGCCATCGTCAATGAAAAGATCATTCCCCTGGTGAAGGAGCTCAACGGTGTGTAAATGGCTCACTCTGGTCGTCCTCGGTTTCTGGCTGGGAGGGGGCCTCGCCCGCGAGGCTGTGCCGGTGGCGGCCGACCCGGTGGCGGAGGCGCGGGTCCAGAAGCTGGCGGAACAGTTGCGTTGCCTGGTCTGCCAGAATCAGAATCTGGCCGACTCCCACGCCGACCTCGCCGAGGATTTGAAAAGCCAAGTGCGGGAAATGGTGCAAAAAGGGCTGTCCGACCGGGAAATCATCGATTACCTGGTGCAGCGCTACGGAGACTTCGTCCTCTACCGGCCGCCGGTCAAGGCGACGACCTGGCTGCTCTGGGCGGGGCCGTTTGCGCTCCTGGCTGTAGCGCTTTCGGTCCTGGCAGCCAGGCTTCGCCGCCGCCGGGATGTCGCCGCCCTGAGCGAGAAGGAGCGCGCCGCTGCGCGCAGGCTCCTGGGCGACGACGAAGGAGAGCGCGCATGATGGTGTTTGCCGCTCTGGCCGCGCTCCTGATCGGTGTTCTTGCCTCGTTCCTGATCCTGCCGTTGGTGCGGCGCCAGGTGGCTGCGGGTGAGGGCAATTCGGCCCCCGAGGTCAATCTCGCCATTTTCCGCGAGGAGGGGGCGCTGCTCGAGCGTGAACGGGCGGCCGGTACGCTGGACGAAGCCAGCTATCACTCGGCCCGGGAAGAGCTCGAGCGGCGGGCCCTGGAGGATGGGGTTCCCACGGCGCGGCACGGCGCTGCTTCCGCCCCGCGTCCGCGGCTGGCGCTCGTGCTGGGCCTCTCGCTGCCGGCGGCGGTGGCCGGCCTGTACCTGCTCGTGGGCACGCCGGAAGCCTTCCATGGTGCGGCAGGCAAGCCGGGCAGCGGCGACGGGGGCCACGCCCTGGGACCGGAGCAGATCGTCGCCATGGTCGAGAGGTTGTCGGAGAAGCTGCAATCCAATCCCAACGACGGCGAGGGCTGGCTCATGCTGGCCCGCTCCTATTCCGTCCTTGGGCGCTTCCCTGAATCCGCCGCGGCCTACGGTCGGGCGGTCGGATTGCTGCCACCCAATGCCCAGACGCTGGCCGATTTTGCCGACACCGTCGCCATGGCCCAGGGCCGCAAGCTGCAAGGTGAGCCCGAGCGCCTGGTGCGGCAGGCGCTGGAGGTGGATGGCCGCAATCTGAAGGCCCTGGCGCTCCTGGGCACGATTCGCTTCGAGAAGGGAGACTACCCGGGGGCGATCAGCGAGTGGCAGAAGATCCTTGCCCTGGTTCCCGGCGACTCCAATGTCGCCCAGGGTATCCAGGGCAGCATCCGCGACGCCGAAAACCGCCTCGCTGCGGGTGGCGGCACCCCAGCCCCGGCGCCCGCAGTCTCGCTGAGGGGGCGGGTGACGCTGGATCCGGCGCTGCGGGACA
It includes:
- a CDS encoding DsbE family thiol:disulfide interchange protein — its product is MRRFLLPLGVFLVLVVFLGVGLRLNPREVPSPFIGKPAPPFKLSQLHAPERSIAPEDLRGEVWLLNVWASWCVSCRAEHPVLLELARRKAVPLIGLDYKDDREAGRDWLARNGDPYLLSAWDGDGRVGIDYGVYGVPETFLIDRAGVVRFKHVGPLTEAIVNEKIIPLVKELNGV
- a CDS encoding cytochrome c-type biogenesis protein CcmH, which translates into the protein MCKWLTLVVLGFWLGGGLAREAVPVAADPVAEARVQKLAEQLRCLVCQNQNLADSHADLAEDLKSQVREMVQKGLSDREIIDYLVQRYGDFVLYRPPVKATTWLLWAGPFALLAVALSVLAARLRRRRDVAALSEKERAAARRLLGDDEGERA
- the ccmI gene encoding c-type cytochrome biogenesis protein CcmI: MMVFAALAALLIGVLASFLILPLVRRQVAAGEGNSAPEVNLAIFREEGALLERERAAGTLDEASYHSAREELERRALEDGVPTARHGAASAPRPRLALVLGLSLPAAVAGLYLLVGTPEAFHGAAGKPGSGDGGHALGPEQIVAMVERLSEKLQSNPNDGEGWLMLARSYSVLGRFPESAAAYGRAVGLLPPNAQTLADFADTVAMAQGRKLQGEPERLVRQALEVDGRNLKALALLGTIRFEKGDYPGAISEWQKILALVPGDSNVAQGIQGSIRDAENRLAAGGGTPAPAPAVSLRGRVTLDPALRDKVAPGDTVFIFARAEQGPKMPLAIVRKTVADLPLDFVLDDSQALSPNLRLSQQARVLVGARISRSGDAQPRPGDWQAAPAAAVPGGGDVRLVIDAAVN